GCCTTCCGGCATCTTGACATTGTCCTCCAGCAGCTGATACACACCGTTTGTATTCAGCGCAAAAATCGCAACCCCGCGCCCGACCGTGAGCGTCAGCGTGGTCATGGGGCCGTAAAGCATATAGAACGCTGCCTTCAGATTTTTTCCTGCCTGTAAAACATCGCCGTCGTAGATGCCGACGATTGTTCCGACACACAGGTTTACCGAGATGAGGGACGAGCCGTCAAGGGGATCCATCACGACCGAGTACTTTGCTGCTGAAGAGAACGTGGTGATGTCATTCTGCTCTTCAGACGCGACCGCCCGCACAAGCCCGCTTCTTGCGAGCATGCGGGTGATATGGGTGTCAGACCAGGTATCCATTGCGGCCTGCTGTTCCCCGGACGCGTTCGTTGACCCGGCATAGCTCTGGTTACTGATGAAGGCTGCCCGGATGGGAACGGCCTGTTCGGCAATCAGGATGATTATTTTGCTGAGGTCTTCATACACGCCTGAGTTTTTAAGATATTCTTGTAAGGTCGTCATGAATATTCACTGTATATTTATTGGATGTTTTTGGTAATAAGGGGGT
The genomic region above belongs to Methanorbis furvi and contains:
- a CDS encoding class 1 fructose-bisphosphatase; the encoded protein is MTTLQEYLKNSGVYEDLSKIIILIAEQAVPIRAAFISNQSYAGSTNASGEQQAAMDTWSDTHITRMLARSGLVRAVASEEQNDITTFSSAAKYSVVMDPLDGSSLISVNLCVGTIVGIYDGDVLQAGKNLKAAFYMLYGPMTTLTLTVGRGVAIFALNTNGVYQLLEDNVKMPEGNLYGSGGLRTEWLAEHTKYIAEIEAAGGKNRYSGSFVADFHQVLKYGGVYAYPPTEKSPDGKLRLVFEANPIGFIASQAGGAVSNGVSSTLAIIPTKVHQRTPIYVGSRGMIEAIEKIHRA